One Phragmites australis chromosome 23, lpPhrAust1.1, whole genome shotgun sequence DNA window includes the following coding sequences:
- the LOC133905734 gene encoding lysine histidine transporter-like 8 encodes MRTPRRPAPRTDMPGHGTRRLQSPLLSSRTLSLSLTPRASFISLPLSPPRHGSRCRTVLSPTQHSPPPCATFSWLSTRVSDPSSKNSRTHARLPSSLSLGDRPEAMAAEGAAAAAASEPELVSIPATPRGLSTPEGAATPTAAGRSKEAGTPARRVVEGLRGYLEDVGHITRLDPRDAWLPVTESRGGNARYAAFHSLNAGLGFQALLLPLAFPGLGWSWGIISLTIAYFWQLYTLWILVKLHEAVPGRRYNRYVELAQAAFGEKLGVWLALFPTIYLSAGTATALILVGGETMKLFFQIVCGPLCSPSPISTVEWYLVFTSLAVVLSQLPNLNSIAGLSLIGGATAIMYCTMSWVLSVSQPRPPTISYEPVKSTSFGTSLFSTLNALGIIAFAFRGHNLALEIQATMPSTFKHPAHVPMWRGAKVAYLLIAMCLFPVALGGYWAYGNMMPQGGILTALYAFHSHDIPRGLLAATFFLVVLNCLSSFQIYSMPVFDSFEAYYTGRTNRPCSVWIRSGFRVFYGFLSLFISVALPFLSSLAGLLGGLTLPVTFAYPCFMWLRVKKPERFSFSWYLNWGLGVLGTAFSLAFSLGGVWSIVNTGMKLKFFKPN; translated from the exons ATGCGAACGCCTCGCCGCCCTGCTCCCAGGACAGACATGCCAGGACATGGCACGCGCCGTCTACagtctcctctcctctcgtcacgtacactctctctctccctcactccccgtGCATCATttatttctctccctctctctcctccccgaCACGGAAGTCGCTGTCGGACTGTCCTGTCCCCCACTCAACACTCCCCTCCCCCCTGCGCCACCTTTTCTTGGCTTTCCACCCGAGTATCCGACCCGAGCTCCAAGAACTCGCGCACACACGCACGCCTTCCAAGCAGTCTCTCCCTCGGGGACCGGCCAGAGGCAATGGCGGCGGagggtgcggcggcggcggcggcgagcgagcCGGAGCTGGTGTCGATCCCGGCGACGCCGCGGGGGCTGTCGACGCCAGAGGGCGCGGCGACGCccacggcggcggggaggagtAAGGAGGCCGGGACGCCGGCGCGGCGGGTGGTGGAGGGCCTGCGCGGGTACCTGGAGGACGTGGGCCACATCACGCGCCTCGACCCTCGCGACGCCTGGCTGCCCGTCACCGAGAGCCGCGGCGGCAACGCCCGGTACGCCGCGTTCCACTCCCTCAACGCCGGCCTCGGCTTCCAGGCGCTCCTGCTCCCGCTCGCCTTCCCGGGACTCGGATG GAGCTGGGGGATAATATCATTAACTATTGCTTATTTCTGGCAACTGTACACACTCTGGATCCTAGTGAAACTTCATGAAGCTGTACCAGGCAGGAGGTACAACAGATATGTGGAGCTTGCACAGGCTGCATTTG GAGAGAAACTGGGAGTTTGGCTGGCTCTTTTCCCAACTATTTATCTGTCAGCGGGGACTGCAACTGCGTTAATCCTTGTTGGAGGGGAGACCATGAAGCTGTTTTTCCAAATAGTGTGTGGCCCACTCTGCTCGCCAAGTCCCATTTCGACGGTCGAGTGGTACTTAGTGTTCACATCCTTGGCAGTAGTTCTTTCTCAGCTTCCAAATCTCAACTCAATCGCTGGGCTTTCGCTCATCGGTGGTGCAACTGCAATAATGTACTGTACCATGTCCTGGGTCCTCTCCGTCAGCCAACCACGGCCACCGACAATCTCTTATGAGCCAGTGAAATCCACTTCTTTTGGTACATCCTTATTCTCAACCTTGAATGCCCTTGGGATAATAGCCTTTGCATTCAGGGGGCACAATCTTGCACTGGAAATACAG GCAACAATGCCGTCAACTTTTAAACATCCAGCACATGTGCCTATGTGGCGCGGGGCCAAAGTCGCGTACCTTCTGATTGCAATGTGCCTCTTTCCCGTTGCCCTTGGTGGCTACTGGGCCTACGGAAACATG ATGCCACAAGGAGGGATACTGACTGCGCTCTACGCCTTCCATAGCCACGACATCCCTCGCGGCCTCCTCGCGGCAACGTTCTTCCTCGTCGTGCTCAACTGCCTCAGCAGCTTCCAGATCTACTCTATGCCCGTCTTCGACAGCTTCGAGGCCTACTACACAGGTCGCACTAACCGCCCGTGCTCCGTCTGGATCCGGTCGGGGTTCAGGGTCTTCTATGGGTTCCTCTCGCTGTTCATCAGTGTTGCACTGCCCTTCCTCTCCAGCCTTGCCGGGCTATTGGGAGGGCTGACCTTGCCCGTGACCTTCGCCTACCCGTGCTTCATGTGGCTCCGCGTCAAGAAGCCGGAGAGGTTCAGCTTCAGCTGGTACCTGAACTGGGGCCTGGGAGTGCTTGGCACCGCGTTCAGCCTGGCCTTCTCCCTGGGTGGCGTCTGGAGCATCGTGAACACCGGGATGAAGCTCAAGTTCTTCAAGCCCAACTAG